The nucleotide window TTTCAGATCCCAGCGACCAAGACTAGCGATAGCACAATAAATTCCATAACCAAAACCCCAAAGCGTTCGAGAATCTTTGGGGTTTCTTTCGTGATATAGAGTTGCTTTACTTTGTTAGAGTGTAAGTTACTTCTTCACCAGGGCTAATATCTCATCAGCAACGAGATCAGGGCCATATTGATGGATGTAATGATTGGTATCTTTGATGGTTACCTGTTTTGAATCATTTGACCAAGATTTGAACTCTACTTGAGTTTTATCCCATTCGGGTTCACTGGCACCTAAGTAATCAGCCGTCAGTATGGTGAGCGGAAACGGTAAGGTTTGCTTGTGATCTAAGACTATTTTGCCATTAGAAGCTATTTCACGTAATTCATCCAATGTGTTAGCATTGCCATAGTTATACAATAGGGCAGTTGTATCCAACTGTTTCAGATCGTCGGGTACAAGTTTCAGTTCGTTGCGATTGGCATTGGAATTCTCGACAACCAAGTCAGATTGCATCGAGAGACGGAATAGTCCGGTTTGAATACGGAATTTATTCGCAAAACCACCAATTGTGTCTGCCAAAGAGTCATCGTCATTCAAATAATATTCAGGGCTTCCGCCATCAATCATGACGATACCCTTGACGAGATCCGGGTATTTTTGTGCGAAACGGATGGTTTCCAACGAGCCGAGGGAATGACCGACCAGAACATAAGGTGGTTTTTGTCCGGACACCTCTAATAACTCATGCAATTCATCAGCTACGGTATCGACATCACGTTTCTTATCGGTTCGATCACTGTATCCATAGCCAAATCGGTCATATACAGCGAATTTTGTGTTGGGAGCAAGCTTTTCATATAATGGATAATAATCTACATAGGGATTAGCGGTACCCCAGCCGGAGGCGAGCACAACGGTTACATCGCCTTCTCCACCGGTATATAAATGCATATTGTCTCCGTGGACTTTGTAGAGCTTTCCGGGAGGTACGAGTATTTTTGCATCCTGTCTTAAACCCACTTGTTGGTAGATCACGCCAGTACCCAGAAGCAACAGAACGATCGACAGGTCGAATATCAAAAACTTAACTAATCTTTTGCGCCATTTCTTCATGTTCTCTCACATACTCTCCATGTATTTTCTCTATCATATATGCTCAATCTTATACGAGAGAAAACAGAGTCTTAATTCTATCTTAATTAACAGAAAATTGAATATTAACGGTCAATGAATTAATATAAAGCTACGATATGAATAGATCTTATCCAAATGTTGAATCACAGATTGATTATATAGAACAGAAGGTATGCACAATGACAAAATATGAAAATCAGCTCCCGACATCAGCAGGCATGAACTTCAAGTCCCTGATCAGTATATTGAGAGATTCCATGCGTGGCAATGTAGAGCGGAGGCCATCTGGCACGATGCCCATGGAGATATGTGAACCTGCTGAATCCTTCGGTGCATCCGATAATCCACAGGTTACATGGTTCGGTCATTCGGCTTTTTTGCTTGAAATTGAAGGGCATAGGTTGCTGTTTGATCCGATGCTTGGCAATCGTCCATCACCTGTATCCTGGGTGGGTACCAAACGTTATAGCACCAATCTACCGATTCAACCGGAGGATTTCCCGGCTCTGGATGCAATCATTATATCGCATGACCATTATGACCATCTGGACTACGACTCCATTCGCAGATTGAAGGATAAAACAAAGCGATTTATCGTGCCGCTCGGCGTACGTCGGCGACTGATTCAACTGGGTGTGCCTTCAGAACAGATTACCGAGCATAACTGGTGGGATGAGTTATCGTTAAAAGGCATAACATTCGCTTGCACGCCAGCGCGTCATTTCTCGGGCAGAGGATTATTCGACCGTAATTCTACCTTATGGTGTTCGTGGGTTATCGCTGGACAACATACGAAGGTGTTCTTTAGTGGCGATAGCGGGTATGGTCCTCATTTCAAGGAGATTGGCAGTAAATACGGTCCATTTGACCTCACCTTGATGGAATGTGGGCAATATGACGAGCGTTGGTCCAACATTCACATGATGCCGGAAGAAACGGTACAAGCACACTTGGATGTAGGTGGTAAGTTGCTCATCCCGATTCATTGGGCCGCATTTACACTAGCCTACCATGCCTGGAATGAACCCGTTGAACGGATCACCAAGGCAGCACATGCCTTGAATGTTAACATTGCAACACCCAAAATTGGCGAGAAGGTTGTGCTTCATACGGAGGATTACCCAAGGCATCCGTGGTGGAGACCGGAATTAGGATAAAATAAAAGCGTTCAGCTCATCAGATGAGTGGACGCTTTTTCTATTGCTTTTTACAGCAGGATCGATAGTGCACTATAGATTAACAACATACCCATCACGATATTAACAGGCCGCTCGTATCTCAATAGAAAGCTCTGGAATAACAGACCACCGAACGCCCAGGTCATATTGGCACTAATACCGATAAAGGTGAGCAGCAAGGAGAATACGATCAGTTGGACATGGGACTGTCCAAGAGGCAGAACAAAAACGGATATGGCAGTAAGCCCATACAAAATGACTTTGGGATTGATGAATTGCAGGGTGAACCCGAATAGAAATGAATAATGATTGACCTTGTTTTCTTGCGCATCTGCAGGTTTACTTTGCATGATTTTGATTGCCAGATAGAGCATGTACACACATCCTAATACGTTTAAGACGGGTGTAATCCTAGGGATGTATTGATGAAGAATAAGGTTGAAATAACTGGACAGAAACATAATAAGCAGGCAGCCGGCTGCAACTCCGCCAATAAACGGAAGGGTCTTTCTGAACCCCTGATTTCTTGCGTGTGTCATGGAAATGATGTTGTTGGGTCCAGGTGTAAATGAAGCGATAATTGCGTATGTCACTAAAGGTATGATGTTCATGCATCCTCCACGTCTTCTTAGTTGTATGATATAATGATCTGAAATGTACGTTATAGCGTACGATCTTTATCATTGTACAATATGTGCGTTATATAGCACAATACAATTATAAAATGAGGAGGATGGATTTTGAAAAACATTAATAGTATTCTTGCGCAGAACTTGAAACAGCTTCGGGAACAAAGAAAGTTAAGCCTGGACAAGGTCGCCGAAATGTCCAGTATTAGTAAAACCATGCTTGGTCAGATTGAACGTGGCGAATCCAATCCATCGATTGCAACCGTATGGAAGATTGCCAACGGCTTGAAAATTTCCTTTACTGCTTTGATCCACGAGCCGAAGTCAGATACTACCGTTGTAACGGGCGATGATATTCAAGTGTTGATGGAGGATGAGGGCAGGGTTCGGATTTATCCGCATTTTCCTTTTGAAGAGGGTCGTCGTTTTGAAATATATATGATGGAGATGGATCCTAAGTCTGCGTTGAATGCTGAACCGCATATCGAAGGTACGGAAGAATTTATTACGGTCTTTGAAGGTGAAGTTACGATTCGGGTAGGGGCGGAAGAATATACGGTAAGTTCAGGGGAGTCGATCCGTTTTGGAGCGGACAAGCCTCACGCCTATGTTAACTCCGGTGCTAAGACGAACCAATTAAACATGGTTATTCATTATTCGAAGTGAAATGAACGAACGAATGCATACATGAATGGAATGACAATAAAGCAGCCTGATGTAATGAACTGCTGCTCTCTTGTTAGTCATGTCTAACAAAGGGTTCAGTTCAATACATTGGCTGCTTTATTGATGTGTACGCTGTGGAGCCGACAGCTTGCGATATGATTCTGACTTAAGGTTTTTCTTTGGCCTGACGCTGGATTTCCTTGGCTGTTAATGCTTTATCATACACTCTTACGTTATCCAGACTGCCTTTGTAGAACGGATCAGACGTATAACGACTTTTGCCCACATAAGCTTCCGTTACTTGCAGATCTTTCGGGTTAAAAGTGATCTCGGAGCTGCTTGCAACCGATGTGCCATTCACATATAGAGTCCCTACATCACCCTGTAGGGTTACAGCCACATGAACCCACTCTTTAGCAGGCAGTGGATTTGCAGCAATCAGACTCTGATCCCGACCCTCATTATGAATGGTGAATTGTAAAGCTCCATTATGCTGGGAGGGAGTAAGGAACATATGCCTCGTCAAACCATTTCCAAAGTCGAAAATACGCTGCCAGGACCCGCCGCCGTCCCAATTGACCCAAGCGCTAAACGTGAAATCCGTTGTATCTGTAACGAGGCCAGGTAACTGGATGAAACTGTCTGTCCCATTGAATGTAGCAGCCTGATTTTTGCCACCAGCAGCAGAACTGACCACGTTAAAGGCTTGTCCGTGATATTCGTTTTTGCTGTAATCCTGTGCGACTTTGCCAAGTTTCTTTTGATCAAAAGTATACTCCCCGAGCAATGGGCTTACCGCTTGCTGTGGAATGATAACGTTAAACGTTTTGGAGCTTACCGCAGTTCCTTTACGAATCGTTGCGGTTAATTTGACTTTGGCATCGCCCTTACCAGCGCGTGGTCGCTGCACTACACCTGTAGCCGATAGAGCCGAAGTGTTGGAGCTTTTCCACGTAATGTCTGCATCACTTGTTCCCTTTGTAGGAAGAGACAGATTGAAGAACACGTGATCCGTATTGCTGATACTCAGATCCTTTTTCACCGCATCTACAATGTCTTGATCACTCCGTTCAACACCCTGACTTCCCCAGATGGCTATCCCGGTGGAGGAGAGGGCGCTAAAGGTCAGAACCGTACTTTGAGATTCTGAATTCCATTCATGTGTGAAAACGCCTTTGTACAGAATGTTATTCGATGTGATCTGAACCTTGTTGTCTGCGCCAAGACTCCATGTTCCTGTCACGCCACCATGAATCTGCCCATCTGCCGTGAACTGAACCGTCTGTGATGGCTTGATATCCGCCGTGATGTCCTTACCATGGTTCACCCATTGGTACTGACCAGCGATATCCTGAGTTGTCAGTTGCGTTGTATCTTCTCCCAGAGCCGCATATCGATACGGAGAAACAACGGGCCAACCATCTGCATTCATATGCATCTCATGTACGCGAACTTCATGCTCTTCGCCACGCTCTGGAAAGCGAGTATGGAAGATGAGAAATTGTTTGCCAGTCTCCGGATCAACATAAGCAGAGTTATGCCCTGGCGATACATAGCCGCTACCTAGGCCTGTGCCCGGATCACCGATCTGTCTCTCGAACAGGAAGTTCCCCATCAATTTGACTCCAAAAGGCTCAATAGAACGATCGTCAAACAACGGTTTATCCTTGTCCGCTTTAACGTTGATCATATCGTTTCCTTCCGCATCGAGGAAAGGTCCATCCGGTGTTTGGGAGCGAGCTACACGAATGTTATATCCTCCATCAGCACCTAGTCCACCGTAAGACAGGTACAGATAATAATAATCGGTTTCGGGACTGTAGAGCATGTATGGGGCTTCAATACGACTGTGGTTGCCTCCAGTCAGCTTCTTGCCATAACCTTGATTCGGCAGAGGTTTGCCTGTCGTCGCATCCAACTCCAGAATGAAAATCCCTCCGGAATAC belongs to Paenibacillus sp. FSL H8-0079 and includes:
- a CDS encoding alpha/beta hydrolase; the encoded protein is MKKWRKRLVKFLIFDLSIVLLLLGTGVIYQQVGLRQDAKILVPPGKLYKVHGDNMHLYTGGEGDVTVVLASGWGTANPYVDYYPLYEKLAPNTKFAVYDRFGYGYSDRTDKKRDVDTVADELHELLEVSGQKPPYVLVGHSLGSLETIRFAQKYPDLVKGIVMIDGGSPEYYLNDDDSLADTIGGFANKFRIQTGLFRLSMQSDLVVENSNANRNELKLVPDDLKQLDTTALLYNYGNANTLDELREIASNGKIVLDHKQTLPFPLTILTADYLGASEPEWDKTQVEFKSWSNDSKQVTIKDTNHYIHQYGPDLVADEILALVKK
- a CDS encoding MBL fold metallo-hydrolase; protein product: MTKYENQLPTSAGMNFKSLISILRDSMRGNVERRPSGTMPMEICEPAESFGASDNPQVTWFGHSAFLLEIEGHRLLFDPMLGNRPSPVSWVGTKRYSTNLPIQPEDFPALDAIIISHDHYDHLDYDSIRRLKDKTKRFIVPLGVRRRLIQLGVPSEQITEHNWWDELSLKGITFACTPARHFSGRGLFDRNSTLWCSWVIAGQHTKVFFSGDSGYGPHFKEIGSKYGPFDLTLMECGQYDERWSNIHMMPEETVQAHLDVGGKLLIPIHWAAFTLAYHAWNEPVERITKAAHALNVNIATPKIGEKVVLHTEDYPRHPWWRPELG
- a CDS encoding LysE family transporter, with amino-acid sequence MNIIPLVTYAIIASFTPGPNNIISMTHARNQGFRKTLPFIGGVAAGCLLIMFLSSYFNLILHQYIPRITPVLNVLGCVYMLYLAIKIMQSKPADAQENKVNHYSFLFGFTLQFINPKVILYGLTAISVFVLPLGQSHVQLIVFSLLLTFIGISANMTWAFGGLLFQSFLLRYERPVNIVMGMLLIYSALSILL
- a CDS encoding XRE family transcriptional regulator, with amino-acid sequence MKNINSILAQNLKQLREQRKLSLDKVAEMSSISKTMLGQIERGESNPSIATVWKIANGLKISFTALIHEPKSDTTVVTGDDIQVLMEDEGRVRIYPHFPFEEGRRFEIYMMEMDPKSALNAEPHIEGTEEFITVFEGEVTIRVGAEEYTVSSGESIRFGADKPHAYVNSGAKTNQLNMVIHYSK
- a CDS encoding family 43 glycosylhydrolase, with the protein product MKRYWVRALNISVLSTTLLTATTLAPVSVFANGSGATVGNSQVSTAPIANPAPTFKNVSVHDPSVIKVDDTFYIFGSHLQVAKSKDFLNWDLVASGVTDNNPVVPNVTQEFAEALEWAQTDTLWAADVIQLADGKFYMYYNACKGDSPRSALGIAVADNIEGPYKDQGILLKSGMWDQISEDGTIYDATIHPNVVDPDVFYDKNGKLWMVYGSYSGGIFILELDATTGKPLPNQGYGKKLTGGNHSRIEAPYMLYSPETDYYYLYLSYGGLGADGGYNIRVARSQTPDGPFLDAEGNDMINVKADKDKPLFDDRSIEPFGVKLMGNFLFERQIGDPGTGLGSGYVSPGHNSAYVDPETGKQFLIFHTRFPERGEEHEVRVHEMHMNADGWPVVSPYRYAALGEDTTQLTTQDIAGQYQWVNHGKDITADIKPSQTVQFTADGQIHGGVTGTWSLGADNKVQITSNNILYKGVFTHEWNSESQSTVLTFSALSSTGIAIWGSQGVERSDQDIVDAVKKDLSISNTDHVFFNLSLPTKGTSDADITWKSSNTSALSATGVVQRPRAGKGDAKVKLTATIRKGTAVSSKTFNVIIPQQAVSPLLGEYTFDQKKLGKVAQDYSKNEYHGQAFNVVSSAAGGKNQAATFNGTDSFIQLPGLVTDTTDFTFSAWVNWDGGGSWQRIFDFGNGLTRHMFLTPSQHNGALQFTIHNEGRDQSLIAANPLPAKEWVHVAVTLQGDVGTLYVNGTSVASSSEITFNPKDLQVTEAYVGKSRYTSDPFYKGSLDNVRVYDKALTAKEIQRQAKEKP